One genomic segment of Acinetobacter oleivorans DR1 includes these proteins:
- a CDS encoding RnfABCDGE type electron transport complex subunit B encodes MNSSISLIREIDALLPQTQCGLCGHRDGCLPYAKSIAEGEEANKCVPGGQPVADALANLLNRSPLTAESSVWPVQTDGRPQRMKAIIREDECIGCTKCISACPVDAIIGSGKLMHTILTDLCTGCELCIPPCPVDCIDLVEDTQALPNEQQRTAEQNDLRQRYYAHIQREEKRRSHRKGPVVRAEIDTQLFAQFSQALDELPSIEIIEKPKETVPTDAKTTIELAKIRTQIKKLEKQLGVREDAKKRLQLEELQQQLMQLQEV; translated from the coding sequence ATGAATTCATCTATTTCTCTCATACGCGAGATTGATGCGTTATTACCACAAACACAATGTGGTCTATGTGGACATCGTGATGGATGTCTACCCTACGCAAAGTCGATTGCTGAAGGTGAAGAAGCAAATAAATGTGTTCCAGGTGGACAACCTGTTGCTGATGCACTCGCAAATCTATTAAATCGCTCTCCATTAACTGCAGAAAGTAGCGTATGGCCCGTACAAACAGATGGCCGACCGCAGCGCATGAAAGCAATTATTCGTGAAGATGAATGCATTGGCTGCACCAAATGTATTAGTGCTTGTCCTGTAGATGCTATTATTGGCAGTGGTAAGCTCATGCACACTATCTTGACGGACTTATGTACAGGTTGTGAGTTATGTATTCCACCATGTCCCGTAGATTGCATTGATTTGGTCGAAGACACTCAAGCCTTACCAAATGAACAACAGCGTACCGCAGAACAAAATGATTTAAGACAACGCTATTACGCTCATATTCAGCGTGAAGAAAAGCGTCGTAGCCACCGTAAAGGGCCTGTGGTACGTGCTGAAATAGATACTCAACTGTTTGCGCAGTTTTCTCAGGCACTTGATGAATTACCTTCAATTGAAATCATTGAGAAACCTAAAGAGACTGTGCCAACTGATGCTAAAACTACAATTGAGTTAGCTAAAATTCGTACACAAATTAAGAAACTGGAAAAACAGCTAGGTGTACGTGAAGATGCTAAAAAACGTCTTCAACTCGAAGAACTACAACAGCAACTCATGCAATTACAGGAGGTCTGA
- a CDS encoding membrane protein codes for MLEYVSGLWQTFLHRPDFWAVLSIIPVTAFVTWAHVWMALKMVFYPIKFWGFHLGPLPVGWQGIVPRKAGRISGIITDNTLSKLGSLREFLEAMDPEDMARIIGEQVGFELEHLIDEVMIDRNAVLWENLPYSIKRRIYAQAHKQLPGVLRELVTELTMNVESLVNMREMVVSQMEGDRRLMVRMFLKVGQKEINFIWHISALIGMFFGIFQMIVWFVVPWHWTVPFWASIWGFLTNWIAIWMVFNPIEPHYIRYPQIFRLTKDRKFPWIVPVLRIGTYNFQGAFMKRQEEVSDVFSSVVTEDLITLKSIMTEMMYGPRKDKTRRIVKRHINEIMETPLVRTSLQLSLGPREYARLKTDLIDRSIEITMGPVCDPALNASRAQKIFQMFKERIRELTPKEFQNLLRPAFQEDEWILIVLGGVTGFIAGTIHLFVAFL; via the coding sequence ATGTTAGAGTACGTCAGCGGATTGTGGCAGACCTTTTTACACAGACCTGATTTTTGGGCCGTTTTGAGTATCATTCCAGTCACTGCCTTTGTTACATGGGCACACGTTTGGATGGCTTTGAAAATGGTGTTTTACCCAATTAAATTTTGGGGATTCCATTTAGGTCCATTACCCGTAGGTTGGCAAGGTATTGTGCCACGTAAAGCTGGACGTATCTCGGGTATTATTACCGACAATACATTATCTAAGTTAGGTTCATTGCGTGAATTTTTAGAGGCAATGGACCCTGAAGATATGGCACGCATTATTGGTGAGCAGGTTGGATTTGAACTTGAACATCTGATTGATGAAGTCATGATCGATCGTAATGCTGTTCTTTGGGAAAATTTACCTTATTCAATTAAACGCCGTATTTATGCACAGGCGCATAAACAATTACCCGGTGTATTAAGGGAATTAGTGACTGAGCTGACCATGAATGTCGAGTCACTGGTTAATATGCGTGAAATGGTGGTTAGCCAGATGGAAGGTGACCGCCGTTTAATGGTACGGATGTTCTTAAAAGTTGGGCAAAAAGAAATCAACTTTATTTGGCATATTAGTGCTTTAATTGGAATGTTCTTTGGTATTTTCCAAATGATTGTTTGGTTTGTCGTACCTTGGCACTGGACTGTACCGTTTTGGGCTTCAATTTGGGGCTTTTTAACGAACTGGATTGCGATCTGGATGGTATTTAATCCGATTGAACCACATTATATTCGTTACCCACAGATTTTTAGATTAACAAAAGATCGTAAGTTCCCTTGGATTGTACCCGTTCTTCGAATTGGGACTTATAATTTCCAAGGTGCTTTCATGAAGCGTCAAGAGGAAGTCTCTGACGTGTTTTCAAGCGTAGTAACAGAAGATTTAATTACGTTAAAATCGATTATGACCGAAATGATGTATGGGCCGCGTAAAGATAAGACCCGCCGCATTGTGAAGCGTCATATTAACGAAATTATGGAAACACCGTTAGTTCGTACATCTTTACAGCTTTCTTTAGGGCCAAGAGAGTACGCAAGATTAAAGACGGACTTGATTGATCGATCAATTGAAATTACGATGGGACCCGTATGTGACCCAGCGCTGAACGCAAGCCGGGCACAGAAGATTTTTCAAATGTTTAAAGAGCGTATTCGCGAACTGACACCAAAAGAGTTTCAGAATTTATTGCGTCCTGCATTTCAGGAGGATGAGTGGATTCTTATTGTACTAGGTGGGGTAACCGGATTTATTGCTGGTACAATACATTTGTTTGTGGCTTTCTTATAA
- the adk gene encoding adenylate kinase, with product MRIILLGPPGAGKGTQAQLICKRYNVPQISTGDMLRAAIREGTELGLKAKSVMESGGLVSDELIIGLVKERIAQPDCVNGCIFDGFPRTIPQAEALEKEGINIDHVIEIDVPDEEIVQRLSGRRQHPASGRVYHTVYNPPKVEGKDDETGEDLVQRPDDQEETIRKRLASYHTETEQLVGFYQSRAASGENAPTYDKLDGLRTIEDVQKDLFNILDK from the coding sequence ATGCGCATTATTTTACTCGGACCACCTGGAGCAGGCAAAGGGACTCAGGCTCAGTTGATCTGTAAGCGCTACAATGTCCCACAAATTTCAACCGGTGATATGCTCCGTGCTGCAATTCGTGAAGGTACTGAATTAGGTCTAAAAGCTAAAAGTGTAATGGAATCTGGTGGTTTGGTTTCAGATGAACTTATTATCGGTTTAGTAAAAGAACGTATTGCTCAGCCTGACTGTGTAAATGGCTGCATTTTCGATGGTTTCCCACGTACGATTCCACAAGCTGAAGCTTTGGAAAAAGAAGGGATTAACATTGATCACGTGATTGAAATTGATGTTCCTGACGAAGAAATCGTACAACGTCTTTCTGGTCGTCGTCAGCATCCAGCTTCTGGCCGTGTTTATCATACAGTTTACAATCCACCTAAAGTGGAAGGTAAAGATGATGAAACTGGTGAAGATCTTGTTCAACGTCCAGATGACCAAGAAGAAACAATCCGTAAACGTTTAGCTTCTTATCATACAGAAACTGAGCAATTGGTTGGATTCTATCAAAGCCGTGCTGCATCTGGTGAGAACGCACCGACTTATGACAAGCTTGATGGCTTGCGTACAATTGAAGATGTACAAAAAGATTTGTTCAACATCTTAGACAAATAA
- the nth gene encoding endonuclease III, whose product MAVKNMTKKQIQIFFERLREQRPSPQTELKYSSSFELLIAVMLSAQATDVSVNKATDKLYPVANTAEKIYNLGVDGLKEYIKTIGLYNAKAENVIKTCKILMEQFNGEVPSNRKDLEALPGVGRKTANVVLNTAFGQPTMAVDTHIFRVGNRTGLAVGKNVLEVEHRLIKVIPKEFILDSHHWLILHGRYCCIARKPKCAECVVADVCNWPDRFEFGAQKQIAIKNIEA is encoded by the coding sequence ATGGCTGTCAAAAATATGACGAAAAAGCAGATTCAAATTTTCTTTGAACGCCTTCGTGAACAACGGCCCTCTCCTCAAACCGAGTTAAAATACTCATCTTCTTTTGAGTTACTCATTGCAGTTATGTTGTCAGCTCAAGCAACCGACGTGAGTGTGAATAAGGCAACTGATAAACTTTACCCTGTGGCTAATACAGCCGAAAAAATCTACAACTTAGGCGTAGATGGATTAAAGGAATATATTAAAACAATTGGCCTTTACAACGCTAAAGCCGAAAATGTCATTAAGACCTGTAAGATTTTAATGGAACAATTTAACGGCGAAGTTCCAAGCAACAGAAAAGACTTGGAAGCTTTACCGGGCGTCGGACGTAAAACCGCAAATGTTGTTTTAAATACAGCTTTTGGACAACCGACTATGGCTGTCGATACCCATATTTTCCGAGTGGGAAATCGAACTGGTTTAGCCGTAGGTAAAAATGTACTTGAAGTTGAACACCGTTTAATTAAGGTCATTCCTAAAGAATTTATTTTAGATTCACATCACTGGCTCATATTGCATGGCCGCTATTGTTGTATCGCCCGTAAACCTAAATGTGCTGAATGTGTAGTTGCAGATGTTTGCAACTGGCCTGATCGCTTTGAATTTGGTGCACAAAAGCAAATTGCTATTAAAAATATTGAAGCTTAA
- the gdhA gene encoding NADP-specific glutamate dehydrogenase: MMHLIMYCTNLIHYYAEDRALKYNNLNEFLNYVQARDPHQPEFLQAVEEVMTSLWPFIEKNPEYAEQGLLERLVEPERVIQFRVSWMDDQGQTQVNRAFRVQYNSAIGPFKGGMRFHPSVNLSILKFLGFEQTFKNSLTTLPMGGGKGGSDFNPKGKSDAEIMRFCQALIIELYRHLGPNTDIPAGDIGVGAREVGYMAGMMKKLSNDTACVFTGKGISFGGSLMRPEATGYGTVYFAEEMLKARGQSFAGKTVSVSGSGNVAQYAAEKAMFLGAKVVTLSDSNGTVYVKNGFTDELLVEVMELKNVKRGRISEFASKHGFEYFEGKTPWHIPVDIALPCATQNELTGEDAKTLIANGVICVAEGANMPSTLEAVEHFIEAKILYAPGKASNAGGVATSGLEMSQNAIRLSWTHAEVDERLHAIMKDIHANCVRYGTKEDGTVNYVDGANIAGFVKVADAMLAQGIF, from the coding sequence ATGATGCATTTAATAATGTATTGCACCAATTTAATTCATTACTATGCTGAGGACCGTGCATTGAAATATAACAACCTGAATGAATTCCTGAATTACGTGCAAGCGCGTGATCCGCATCAACCTGAGTTCTTACAAGCTGTCGAAGAAGTCATGACGAGTTTGTGGCCATTTATTGAAAAAAATCCGGAATATGCAGAGCAGGGTTTGTTAGAACGCTTAGTTGAACCTGAGCGTGTGATTCAATTTCGTGTTTCATGGATGGATGATCAAGGTCAGACTCAAGTTAACCGAGCTTTCCGTGTTCAATACAATTCAGCAATTGGTCCATTCAAAGGGGGAATGCGTTTCCATCCATCGGTCAATCTATCAATTTTAAAATTTTTAGGTTTTGAGCAGACTTTTAAAAACTCACTTACCACTTTACCAATGGGTGGGGGGAAAGGTGGTTCAGATTTTAACCCTAAAGGTAAATCTGATGCTGAAATTATGCGATTCTGTCAGGCATTAATCATTGAGCTTTATCGCCATTTAGGACCAAATACTGATATTCCTGCGGGAGATATTGGTGTGGGTGCACGTGAAGTCGGTTATATGGCAGGCATGATGAAAAAGCTGAGTAATGACACCGCTTGTGTCTTTACTGGTAAGGGAATTTCATTTGGTGGTAGCTTAATGCGTCCTGAAGCAACTGGCTATGGCACGGTTTATTTTGCAGAGGAAATGCTCAAAGCGCGTGGACAATCTTTTGCTGGTAAAACTGTTTCAGTATCTGGCTCTGGTAACGTTGCACAATATGCAGCAGAGAAGGCCATGTTCTTAGGGGCGAAAGTTGTTACTTTATCTGACTCTAATGGCACAGTTTATGTAAAAAATGGTTTTACAGATGAGTTGCTTGTTGAAGTCATGGAGCTGAAAAACGTTAAGCGTGGTCGTATTTCCGAGTTTGCTTCTAAACATGGTTTTGAATATTTTGAAGGAAAAACGCCTTGGCATATTCCTGTCGATATTGCTTTACCATGTGCTACGCAAAATGAATTAACAGGTGAAGATGCTAAAACGCTTATTGCAAATGGTGTAATTTGTGTAGCTGAAGGCGCTAATATGCCATCTACACTTGAGGCAGTTGAACACTTCATTGAAGCTAAAATTTTGTATGCACCAGGAAAAGCATCTAATGCGGGTGGGGTAGCAACATCTGGTTTAGAAATGTCTCAAAATGCAATTCGTTTAAGCTGGACACATGCTGAGGTCGATGAGCGTCTACATGCAATTATGAAAGACATTCATGCCAATTGCGTAAGATACGGTACTAAAGAAGATGGTACTGTTAACTATGTTGATGGTGCCAATATTGCAGGCTTCGTGAAAGTTGCCGATGCAATGCTTGCTCAAGGTATTTTCTAA
- a CDS encoding META and DUF4377 domain-containing protein, whose amino-acid sequence MKIKYLILALLPFSLMACQTVTTTPAPIVSEQQQNLAATLGEYAWTYQNVKASKPLILNFNADGKLAINTGCNGQGGTWKVEGNQLVTSNLVSTMMACQDDLMKQEQLSNSIFSDAKLPIEISNNNGQVILSVTDKTGQKHIFQGQKAVNTQALTDYSWSYQPENTKKPIVLNFTNDRLSIATGCNRQGTTWKVENNTIVTADVMSTMMACEPALMKQEQFSSSLFQKRAIPFELNTTNVDQPTLTVSDAQGQKYTFTGKMTPEAKYQSEGKTVFLEVAPQTKSCTGVAPQTCMQVREIKYDDKGVKTYADKNWSLYYGQIEGFEHNPDQRVILRVKRFEVKNPAADQSSQADVLDMVVEQELVKKPKNKFLD is encoded by the coding sequence ATGAAAATTAAATATTTAATTCTTGCGTTATTACCTTTTTCTTTGATGGCGTGTCAAACAGTTACCACTACTCCTGCTCCAATTGTATCTGAGCAACAACAAAACCTTGCAGCCACTTTAGGTGAATATGCTTGGACTTATCAAAATGTAAAAGCTTCTAAACCACTTATCCTTAACTTTAATGCAGATGGCAAATTAGCAATCAATACAGGTTGTAATGGCCAAGGCGGTACTTGGAAAGTTGAAGGTAACCAACTTGTTACATCTAACCTTGTTTCAACAATGATGGCTTGCCAAGATGATTTAATGAAACAAGAACAATTGTCGAATAGCATCTTTAGTGACGCAAAATTACCAATCGAAATTAGCAACAATAATGGTCAGGTGATTTTAAGCGTGACAGACAAAACTGGTCAAAAGCATATTTTCCAAGGTCAAAAAGCAGTGAATACTCAAGCTTTAACAGACTACTCTTGGTCTTATCAGCCTGAAAATACAAAAAAACCTATCGTTCTTAACTTTACCAACGACCGTTTATCAATCGCAACGGGTTGTAACCGCCAAGGAACAACTTGGAAAGTTGAAAACAATACCATCGTAACTGCTGATGTAATGTCAACAATGATGGCGTGTGAACCTGCTTTAATGAAACAGGAACAATTTTCTAGCAGCCTTTTCCAAAAACGTGCGATTCCATTTGAACTCAACACCACAAACGTTGACCAACCAACACTAACGGTATCTGATGCTCAAGGTCAAAAATATACCTTTACTGGTAAAATGACACCTGAAGCAAAATATCAATCTGAAGGAAAAACTGTTTTCCTAGAAGTTGCTCCACAAACTAAATCATGTACTGGTGTTGCACCACAAACTTGTATGCAAGTTCGTGAAATTAAATATGATGACAAAGGCGTTAAAACTTACGCTGACAAAAACTGGTCATTATATTATGGCCAAATTGAAGGTTTTGAACACAATCCAGATCAACGCGTAATTTTACGTGTAAAACGTTTTGAAGTGAAAAACCCGGCAGCAGACCAATCTAGTCAAGCTGATGTATTAGATATGGTTGTTGAGCAAGAGTTAGTTAAAAAACCTAAAAATAAGTTTTTAGACTAA